The Actinotalea sp. JY-7876 sequence CAGGACCTGCGCTCGACCGAGGGCGTGTTCGAGGCCCGCTACCGCCCGGACGGCACGGGGGACGTGCCCGACGAGCGGGGTCTGCAGCTCGACGGCAACGGGTGGGTGCTGTGGGCGGTCGCGGAGTGGTACGCCGCGGCCGACCGGGCGACCCGGACCGCGGACCTGACGAGCCTGGCGCCCCTCGTGGAGCGCTCGCTGGCGGCGATCCGCAGCAACGTCGACCCGGTCACGGGCGTCCCGGCCGCCTTCCCCGACTACTGGGAGACGCGGGTCCGGACGCCGACGCTCGGCACGGCCGCCCCGCTCCTGGCAGGGGTGCGGGCCTGCGAGGACGTGGTCGCGGCGCTCGGCCTGCCGCCCACGGCCGACCTCGTCGCGCTGCTGGAGCGGGGCGTGGACCAGTTCGCGCCGCACTACCCGCGCCACCTGGGCGGCACCGCCCAGGACACCGCGGTGGCGTTCCTCATGCCGCCGTTCGCGCCGCTGGACCCGCAGGTGCGGGCGGCGTGGACGGACGCGCAGGCGGAGATGTCGCGGCCGGCGGGCGGCCTCGCGCCCGGCGCGACCTGGAAGCGCGACGGCATCTCGTGGACCCCGACCACGGCCGTCTTCGCCCTCACGGCGGCCGCGTCCGGCGACGTCGACGCGGCGACGGCGCGGCTCGACTGGCTGGAGGAGCACCGGACCGCGCGCGGTGCGCTGCCCGAGAAGGTGCTGTGGGACGGCAGCCCGTCGGCGGTCGCGCCGCTCGCCTGGACGGCGTCGCTCGTGCTGCTCACGCTCGACGAGCTGGACCGGCAGGGCGTGGAGTAGGGCCGCTCTGCGCGGGCCCCTCCCAGGCCTGCGCTCAGCGCACCTCGAGCTCGGCGGCCGTGGGCGGGTTGGCGCCCGGCCGGCTCACGGTGATCGCCGCGATCTCGGCGCACCGGCTGAGGACCGAGCGCAGCGTCACCTCGTCGACGGACCGCAGCGCGGACCGCTGTGCCGCGCCGAGCAGCGAGGCGGACCAGAGTCCGTCGACGAGCCCGCCCATGAACGAGTCGCCCGCACCGACGGTGTCCGCGACCGTGACGGGCGGCGCGGCGACGTCGATCTCGTAGTTCCGCGTGATCGCGGTGGCGCCGTCGGCCCCGCGCGTGACGACGACGACCGCCGGCCCCGAGGCCGCCCAGCGGCGCGCGACCTCGAGCGGGTGGGTGCCGGGCTCCAGCCAGGCCAGGTCCTCGTCGCTCACCTTGACCACGTCCGCGAGCGCGACGACCTCCTCGACGACCGGGCGCGTCTCGTCCGCCGCGGGCATGAGCGAGGGGCGCAGGTTGGGGTCGTAGGTCAGGGTCGCGGACTCGCGGTGCGCCTCGAGGACCCGCAGGACGTCGGGGCCGCCCGGCGTCAGCACGGCCGCGATCGAGCCGGTGTGGACGACCAGCGGGACGGCGGGCGGTGACGCCCACACGTCCGGCACGTGCCAGGAGAGGTCGAACTCGTAGGTCGCCGCGCCGTGGTCGTCGAGTGTGGCCGTCGCGACCGACGTGCGGGGGGCGCTCTCGCTGCCGGGCGCGATCGCGACGCCCGACGCCTCGAGGTGCGAGCGCACCAGGGCCCCGTGGGCGTCGGCGCCGATCCAGGTGAGCAGGTCGACGCCGCGGCCGAGCCGGGCGAGCCCGAGGGCGACGTTCGCGGGGCTGCCGCCGGGGTGCGCGCTGACGCTCCCGTCCGGCGTGCGCACGACGTCGATCAGCGCCTCGCCGATGACCAGGGCGCGCCGCTCGGCGGGCTCGGAGGCGAGCGCGACGATGTCCGCGGGGTCCGGCGTGAACGCGCCCTCCGTCACCTCGTCGTCGATCAGGCCGGCCGGGGGCGTCGCGAGCCCGGCGTCGGGCGCGGCGCCCGGGTCCTCGACCGCGGGGTCGACGACGGTGTCCGGCGTGGTCGTGGGCTGGGTCATGACGCGTCCTCGTCCTCGGGGGCGGTGGTGGCGGGACCTGCCGTGCCTGGCGCCGTGGTGCCAGTTGAGGTGGTGCCGGGTTCCCGGGCGGCGTCGAGCCGGGCGCGCGCTCCGTCGAGCCACTCCTGACAGCGTGCGGCGAGGGCCTCGCCGCGTTCCCACAGCTCGAGCGACCCCTCGAGCGTCTCGCCTCCCGCCTCGAGCCGCGCGACCACCTGCACGAGCTCGTCGCGGGCCTGCTCGTACGTGAGGTCGCCCACCGGGCGGGAGGGGGTCTGCGGCACGGGACCAGTAAACCGTGCGGCGCCGACGTCCGCGGACGTGGGGCCGCCGGGCCGCCTCACGGCCGCGGCGTGGGCTTCTTCGCGCCGCGGGCGGGCGCACGCGCCGGCTTCGGCGCGGCGCCGGCCACCTGCGCGCCGGTCACCTGCGCGCCGGCCACCTGCGCGCCAGCCACCTGCGCGCCGGTCACCTGTGCCGCGAGCTCGCCCTGCGCGACGCGCACCCGCAGGGCGTCGCCCGCGCCGACGTCGTCGGGCGAGCGCACGACCGCGCCGTCGGCGCCCCGCTGCACGACCGCGTACCCGCGCGCGAGCGTCGCCGCCGGCGACAGGGCCCGGACCTGGACCGCGAGCCGTTCCACGTCGGTGTCGGCCGTCCGCAGGGCGTCGTCGAGCGCGCGCCCGGCGCCGTCCCGCCAGCGCTGCACGTCGGCGCGCCGGCCCTCGAGCATGGCCTGCGGACGGGCCAGGCACGGGCGCGAGCGCGTCGCGGCCAGGCGGTCGCTCTCGCGGTGCAGCATCGACGTGAGGGCGCCCCGCAGCCGGTGGCGCGCCTGCTGCACCCGGGCCCGCTCCTCGCCGACGTCGGGCACGATCGCCTTGGCCGCGTCCGTCGGGGTCGACGCGCGGTGGTCCGCGACGAGGTCGAGCAGGGGCGCGTCGGTCTCGTGGCCGATCGCGCTGACCACGGGGGTGCGGCACGCCGCCACCGCGCGCACGAGCGCCTCGTTGCTGAAGGGGAGCAGGTCCTCGACCGAGCCGCCGCCGCGCGCGACGACGATGACGTCGACGTCGGGGCGGGCGTCGAGCTCGGCGATGGCGGCGCCCACCTCGGGGACCGCGCGCAGCCCCTGGACCGCGACCTCGCGGATCTCGAAGCGCACCTGGGGCCACCGGGCCCGGGCGTTGACGACGACGTCGTGCTCCGCCTTGGACTCCCGTCCGCAGACGAGCCCGACGACGCCGGGCAGGAACGGCAGCGGTCGCTTGCGCGACGCGTCGAAGAGGCCCTCGGCGGTGAGCACCCGCTTGAGGTGCTCGATCCGCGCGAGCAGGTCCCCGAGCCCGACGGCGCGGATCTCGTCGGCCTCCATCTGCAGGCTGCCCCGCTTGGCCCAGAACCGCGGCGTGACGTGGACGACGACGTGGTCGCCCTCGCCGATGGTGGTGGACGCCGCGTCGAGCACACGCACGTGCAGGTTGACGGGCAGCGACACGTCGGCGTCGTTGTCCCGCAGGGTGACGAAGGCGAGCGAGGACCCGGGCCGGCGGTTGAGCTGGACCACCTGGCCCTCGACCCAGACGCCGGGCATCCGGTGGATGTACTCCCCGATCCGGGCCGACAGGTGGCGCACCGGCCAGGGCTGCGTCGGCGTCGTCTCCAGGGCCTTGCGCGGCAGCGGGCGCCGGGCCGCGGGCTGCGGCGCGGCCTGGTCGTCGTGCATCACGGCGCGCTCGGTCACGGCCCCAGCCTGCCACCCCCCTCCGACGGCCCCGCGCCGTCTGCCCTCCGACCGCCGGGCACCGCCCGTTGCGCTGTCAGCGCATCCGGCCCACCCGCACCGGTCGGGCGGTGGGGTTTTCGTAGACTGGGCCGGTGACCCCGACCCCCGACGCCAAGCGCGTGCTCCTCGCAGCTCCCCGCGGCTACTGCGCGGGCGTGGACCGTGCGGTGATCGCCGTCGAGAAGGCCCTCGAGCACTACGGCGCCCCGGTGTACGTCCGCAAGGAGATCGTCCACAACAAGTACGTGGTGGAGACGCTCTCGGAGCGCGGCGCCGTCTTCGTCGACGAGACCGACGAGGTGCCGGAGGGCGCGCGCGTCGTGTTCTCGGCGCACGGCGTCTCCCCGGCCGTCCACGCCGCCGCGGCGGTGCGCTCCCTGCAGACCATCGACGCCACGTGCCCGCTCGTCACCAAGGTGCACAAGGAGGCCGTGCGCTTCGCGAGCGACGACTTCGACATCCTGCTCATCGGCCACGACGGCCACGAGGAGGTCGAGGGGACCGCGGGGGAGGCCCCGGAGCACATCCAGGTCGTCAACTCGCCGGACGACGTCGACGACGTCGTGGTGCGCGACCCGGACAAGGTGGTGTGGCTCTCGCAGACGACCCTGTCCGTGGACGAGACGATGGAGACCGTGCGCCGCCTGCGCGAGCGCTTCCCCTCGCTCCAGGACCCGCCGAGCGACGACATCTGCTACGCCACCCAGAACCGCCAGGT is a genomic window containing:
- a CDS encoding carbohydrate kinase, whose translation is MTQPTTTPDTVVDPAVEDPGAAPDAGLATPPAGLIDDEVTEGAFTPDPADIVALASEPAERRALVIGEALIDVVRTPDGSVSAHPGGSPANVALGLARLGRGVDLLTWIGADAHGALVRSHLEASGVAIAPGSESAPRTSVATATLDDHGAATYEFDLSWHVPDVWASPPAVPLVVHTGSIAAVLTPGGPDVLRVLEAHRESATLTYDPNLRPSLMPAADETRPVVEEVVALADVVKVSDEDLAWLEPGTHPLEVARRWAASGPAVVVVTRGADGATAITRNYEIDVAAPPVTVADTVGAGDSFMGGLVDGLWSASLLGAAQRSALRSVDEVTLRSVLSRCAEIAAITVSRPGANPPTAAELEVR
- a CDS encoding exodeoxyribonuclease VII small subunit — protein: MPQTPSRPVGDLTYEQARDELVQVVARLEAGGETLEGSLELWERGEALAARCQEWLDGARARLDAAREPGTTSTGTTAPGTAGPATTAPEDEDAS
- the xseA gene encoding exodeoxyribonuclease VII large subunit, giving the protein MHDDQAAPQPAARRPLPRKALETTPTQPWPVRHLSARIGEYIHRMPGVWVEGQVVQLNRRPGSSLAFVTLRDNDADVSLPVNLHVRVLDAASTTIGEGDHVVVHVTPRFWAKRGSLQMEADEIRAVGLGDLLARIEHLKRVLTAEGLFDASRKRPLPFLPGVVGLVCGRESKAEHDVVVNARARWPQVRFEIREVAVQGLRAVPEVGAAIAELDARPDVDVIVVARGGGSVEDLLPFSNEALVRAVAACRTPVVSAIGHETDAPLLDLVADHRASTPTDAAKAIVPDVGEERARVQQARHRLRGALTSMLHRESDRLAATRSRPCLARPQAMLEGRRADVQRWRDGAGRALDDALRTADTDVERLAVQVRALSPAATLARGYAVVQRGADGAVVRSPDDVGAGDALRVRVAQGELAAQVTGAQVAGAQVAGAQVTGAQVAGAAPKPARAPARGAKKPTPRP
- a CDS encoding 4-hydroxy-3-methylbut-2-enyl diphosphate reductase, giving the protein MTPTPDAKRVLLAAPRGYCAGVDRAVIAVEKALEHYGAPVYVRKEIVHNKYVVETLSERGAVFVDETDEVPEGARVVFSAHGVSPAVHAAAAVRSLQTIDATCPLVTKVHKEAVRFASDDFDILLIGHDGHEEVEGTAGEAPEHIQVVNSPDDVDDVVVRDPDKVVWLSQTTLSVDETMETVRRLRERFPSLQDPPSDDICYATQNRQVAVKKLAPSCDLVIVVGSANSSNSVRLVEVALDAGARASYRIDRAAEIDPAWLEGVRTVGVTSGASVPEILVRDVLDRLAQDGFADVQEVRTATEDLMFSLPRELRADLKAAGQAPPRPTRGARRTIAVEPV